The Cucurbita pepo subsp. pepo cultivar mu-cu-16 unplaced genomic scaffold, ASM280686v2 Cp4.1_scaffold000192, whole genome shotgun sequence sequence AAAAGTGTGCATAGCGTTAAACAAGAATATGCATTGAAAAGAAATCCGTGTGTGAGTTTGACATTGCCTATTGATCTTTTCACTTTCTACCGACAGTGAAGTTTATCCAAGAATGACgatagaaaggaaaaataaaaattcccTTCCACAACAAAGATCCTTTGAGAACAAAATAGATACATACCATGTGTCTTATTGCCATATCCAGAGACTTCTTAGATAGTGTTCTCCCAAAGCCAGTGCTATCTGGTGATGAAGACTTCCCAGACAGATTCCCATGAGGTGAATGTTTGTCATCTTGCTTGGGAGGGACCAATTTGCGCATGCTTATAACCCTTTCAACCATTTTCGTCCCTATTAATACAGGGCTTATGTTGTCATTAGCTTTAGAATGCATACGGTTAATTGCAGGGACAGAACCTCCACTGAGATGAATACTTCCATTAGGTGCACGTCCTCTAGACGGAGAGCAAGATTGTCTTCTTGGCCTACCATTCGGAACAGGTTCTACAGAAGAAGATCGTGCACTGGGTGCTCCAGGCCGACCCCTTGTGGCTGAAAGTGGCCTTTCAGGAAGTGATGTTCTTAAATTGGGTGGAGCATCGAGTGAGAAACCAGGCATCTCTGAAGGATTCCATGGTCTGGATTTTACTGTTGGGGAAGCTCCCCTTGATGGTGCTTGATTCCTTGACGCTGTTGGGGATGGCCTTGAAATTGATGATGAAGACTTGACTAAGGAAACAGGTGCACTTGGTGCACTAGATGGTGTGGATGGCCGACGAGTTGGAGTTGAGGCCCTTGATGTGGGCTTAGCTGGAGGTACAGTAGGTCTGGAAGTCGGGGTTGATGATCTTGCTGTTCTTGTTGAAGTAGAAGATCTTGAAGGAACTGAGGACCTAGCAGACGAAACCGTAGGCTTACTCATGGTAGCTGTTGGCTTGGCTGAGGCAACTGCCAGCTTATTAGAAGTTGCTGCAAGCTTAGCCGAGGAAACTACTGGTTTATTTGAAGGCAAAGTTGCACGGGAAGTAGGCGTTGAGGATCTGGAAGTTCTAGATGTTGTGGTTAATGTAGGGCGTCCAGTTGGGGTAGCAGGTCTTGATCCAGGACCTCCGGATGATGAAGGACGACGTGTGCCTACACTTGAGGAGTTCAATCCTGGAGAAGAAGTTGCTTGTTTTGGGACCAAGTTGCTCCTCGTAGTAGTAGGTTCTTGTTGGAGATTTCCGAGCTGAAACCACAAAAggaaacatattaaaaaacagagaaaattaataacacaacaaaaataactGCTATTGAAATGTGTGAggaatattcaaaattatcagATACGAGCATAAGATTGAAAAATTGTTAGGTGTCATTCTAAGCGTAAAATTCCAAGCAATTCAAGAATGTAGGCCGGTAGATTTTCTCTTGTCTATAAACGAAAGATCGATCCGACTTGCTCTGTAGTGAACAAACTATGACAATGGCATAAACATACTTGGGAACAAAAACATCAAGCTTAATATAATCATCTaccaaaggaagaaaataaactcTTTTGCCTGTCTTGAGtgatttaatttcatgatgaGACAAAGTGCTGAATTCCAGCTTTTTCCTACTGAACTTCCCAAGAAATGAATTTCCACAATGAAACGACGTGGAAGGTTAAAAAGAACTCTTTAACAAGTATAACTATATCTATGTTTTTAAGAACCAAAGATACTCAAATCTCACCATGTTCTTCAACTTATT is a genomic window containing:
- the LOC111784359 gene encoding mucin-5AC-like (The sequence of the model RefSeq protein was modified relative to this genomic sequence to represent the inferred CDS: added 449 bases not found in genome assembly); translation: MGVILGDENVNELRGLFVFGFEVLSVLQLVIFEIFGQRSLGDFKMNRSFRALESQIQAPAKPRQQQVGGLRASVMKDKEEELALFLEMRKREKERNDLLSNNVEEFDAPLGTKPGTSPIFNISSATPAPTRKTGADDFLNSDNDKNDYDWLLTPPGTPLFPSLEPDSERVSMRHATPMGRSNVLKSRLGNLQQEPTTTRSNLVPKQATSSPGLNSSSVGTRRPSSSGGPGSRPATPTGRPTLTTTSRTSRSSTPTSRATLPSNKPVVSSAKLAATSNKLAVASAKPTATMSKPTVSSARSSVPSRSSTSTRTARSSTPTSRPTVPPAKPTSRASTPTRRPSTPSSAPSAPVSLVKSSSSISRPSPTASRNQAPSRGASPTVKSRPWNPSEMPGFSLDAPPNLRTSLPERPLSATRGRPGAPSARSSSVEPVPNGRPRRQSCSPSRGRAPNGSIHLSGGSVPAINRMHSKANDNISPVLIGTKMVERVISMRKLVPPKQDDKHSPHGNLSGKSSSPDSTGFGRTLSKKSLDMAIRHMDIRRSIPGNLRPLMTNIPASSMYSVRSGPSRSRNISVSDSPLATSSNASSEMSVNNNGLCLDSHEIDDEIGSERGGRSPRSLCAR